The following proteins are co-located in the Solanum pennellii chromosome 1, SPENNV200 genome:
- the LOC107008445 gene encoding (+)-neomenthol dehydrogenase-like yields the protein MVRYAVVSGGNKGLGYETCKQLASKGVVVVLTSRDEKRGIEAIERLKKESNITNDQVLFHQLDIMDPASISSLVDFINTKFGRLDILINNAGIGGLMVEGDVLVLKEIIEGDLLTVSTENGEDGGTMKSYPEIITNYELTKQCVETNFYGAKRMIEAFAPLLQLSNSPRIVNVASFLGKLKLLRNERAKKVLSDAKSLTEEKVEQVLNEFLKDFTENAIESKGWPTNFTAYRVSKAALIAYTRILATKYPNFRVNSVCPGYCKTDVNAHTGNLTAEEGAESFVKLALLPNDGPSGLFFYRQEVTLF from the exons ATGGTCAGGTATGCAGTGGTGAGTGGGGGAAATAAAGGACTAGGATATGAAACATGCAAGCAATTAGCAAGCAAAGGAGTAGTGGTAGTGTTGACATCAAGAGATGAAAAAAGAGGGATTGAAGCTATTGAAAGGCTTAAAAAGGAGTCAAACATTACTAATGATCAAGTTTTGTTTCATCAACTTGATATTATGGATCCAGCTAGTATTTCTTCTcttgtggatttcatcaacaCAAAATTTGGGAGGCTTGATATTCTG ATTAACAACGCAGGAATTGGTGGATTAATGGTAGAAGGAGATGTCCTTGTACTAAAAGAGATAATAGAAGGAGATCTCTTAACCGTTTCTACTGAAAATGGA GAAGATGGAGGTACAATGAAATCATATCCTgaaattataacaaattatgAGTTGACAAAACAATGTGTGGAGACAAACTTTTATGGTGCAAAAAGAATGATTGAAGCATTTGCTCCTCTCCTTCAACTCTCTAATTCACCAAGGATTGTTAATGTTGCTTCTTTCTTAGGGAAGCTAAAG CTATTGCGCAACGAAAGGGCTAAAAAAGTGCTAAGTGATGCAAAAAGCCTAACAGAAGAAAAGGTGGAGCAAGTGTTGAATGAATTTCTGAAAGATTTTACAGAAAATGCAATTGAATCCAAAGGATGGCCAACTAATTTCACAGCTTACAGAGTCTCAAAAGCAGCCTTGATTGCCTATACAAGAATTTTAGCTACAAAATATCCGAATTTTCGCGTTAATTCGGTGTGTCCTGGCTATTGCAAAACAGACGTAAATGCTCATACTGGGAATTTAACTGCTGAAGAAGGTGCTGAAAGCTTTGTGAAACTTGCTTTGTTGCCAAATGATGGACCTTCTGGCCTCTTCTTTTACAGACAAGAGGTCACTCTTTTTTGA